The following proteins are co-located in the Solea senegalensis isolate Sse05_10M linkage group LG12, IFAPA_SoseM_1, whole genome shotgun sequence genome:
- the cdh19 gene encoding cadherin-7 isoform X2, which translates to MRNRSHWATDTFIRCPLSMGGAEEMHGWTVKMSTPGVLAVVTFFSMIPGGVLSDMGCTQGLEAPQFAQGSTHLHRRLKRGWIWKQLFVPEEDPTPRVIGQIKSDSDRGEFSIKYILSGEGAGDAFAINEDSGEIRTLKKLDREEKAFYVLQAQAINRRSNEPEEPQSEFIIKVQDINDNAPQFLNEPYVSSIPEMCPTGTTVAQVTATDADDPMFGNNAKLLYSILQGEPYFSVEPKTGIIVTSWSDMDREAREQYLVVVQVKDMLGLSGGYSASTTVTVSLTDVNDNGPMFQHHLYTFSVPENAAVGTTVGRIMAEDGDIGINARMTYTLNDDLEGTSTFIITTDPVTQEGVVLLAQPLDYEAKRRFVMAAEAANDHVDTRFLTLDDFTDKTTLKIIVDDVDEPPAFLSAVYEWKVPENAAVGTVLGSVSARDTDAVSNPIRYSLDKRSDSTKAFKMDPNNGTITVVRALDRETANWHNVTVEAKETTQNHLSSSVVVFIKVLDINDNVPRLARDYQPYICEGTQAGEFIQLLSAVDADEPVEGHHFYFSMVPDKHINPNFTIRDNQDNTAGILARRSTFTRKDRTQYFLPVVVTDSGSPALSSTSTLTISVCSCQPAGHCPTGGVEALALSMGVSLQTLLGMFVCLVTLTAHLLS; encoded by the exons ATGAGGAATCGGTCGCACTGGGCCACTGACACCTTCATCCGCTGTCCGCTAAGCATGGGAGGTGCAGAGGAAATGCACGGGTGGACAGTAAAAATGAGCACGCCTGGCGTTTTGGCCGTGGTGACGTTCTTTTCCATGATTCCTGGCGGGGTGCTGAGCGATATGGGATGCACTCAGGGTCTGGAAGCCCCGCAGTTCGCCCAGGGGTCCACTCATCTGCACCGCCGCCTGAAGAGAGGCTGGATCTGGAAACAGCTGTTTGTCCCAGAGGAAGATCCCACTCCTCGTGTTATTGGCCAG atCAAATCGGATTCTGACCGAGGCGAGTTTTCCATCAAGTACATATTATCAGGGGAAGGCGCCGGGGATGCGTTTGCGATAAATGAGGATTCGGGTGAGATACGGACTCTGAAGAAGCTCGATCGGGAGGAAAAGGCCTTCTATGTCCTCCAGGCCCAGGCTATCAACAGGAGATCCAATGAACCGGAGGAGCCCCAGTCAGAGTTTATCATCAAGGTGCAGGACATCAATGACAACGCTCCTCAGTTCCTGAATGAGCCATATGTGTCCAGCATCCCCGAGATGTGTCCAACTG GGACCACAGTGGCCCAGGTGACAGCCACAGATGCTGATGATCCCATGTTTGGAAACAACGCCAAGCTCTTGTACTCCATCCTGCAGGGGGAGCCCTACTTTTCTGTGGAGCCAAAGACAG GTATCATCGTAACGTCTTGGTCAGACATGGACCGTGAGGCCAGGGAGCAGTACCTGGTGGTGGTGCAGGTGAAGGACATGCTGGGCCTCAGTGGCGGTTACTCCGCCTCCACCACAGTGACCGTTAGCCTGACCGACGTCAACGACAACGGACCCATGTTTCAGCACC ACCTGTACACCTTCAGCGTCCCAGAAAACGCAGCCGTGGGCACCACCGTGGGCCGGATCATGGCAGAAGACGGAGATATTGGCATCAACGCCAGAATGACCTACACTCTGAATGATGATCTGGAGGGAACCTCCACTTTCATCATTACAACAGACCCAGTGACGCAGGAGGGGGTGGTTCTGCTAGCCCAG CCGTTGGATTACGAAGCAAAGAGGCGGTTCGTCATGGCGGCGGAGGCCGCTAACGATCACGTGGACACGCGCTTCCTGACGCTGGACGACTTCACGGACAAGACGACGCTCAAGATCATTGTGGACGACGTGGACGAGCCGCCCGCCTTCCTCTCGGCGGTCTATGAGTGGAAAGTTCCCGAGAATGCAGCGGTGGGAACTGTGCTCGGCAGCGTCAGCGCCAGAGACACCGATGCAGTCAGCAACCCCATCAG atattcACTTGACAAAAGGAGTGATTCCACAAAAGCTTTCAAAATGGACCCAAACAATGGAACGATCACGGTTGTTAGAGCTCTGGACCGAGAGACCGCAAACTGGCATAATGTGACTGTTGAAGCTAAGGAGACAA CTCAGAACCATTTATCCTCCTCCGTGGTGGTGTTCATCAAAGTGCTGGACATAAACGACAACGTGCCAAGGCTTGCGAGAGATTACCAGCCGTATATCTGCGAGGGGACACAGGCAGGAGAG TTCATTCAGCTGCTCAGCGCCGTCGATGCAGATGAACCCGTGGAAGGACACCACTTTTACTTCTCCATGGTCCCGGACAAGCACATCAATCCCAACTTCACCATCAGAGATAATCAAG ACAATACGGCTGGCATCTTGGCACGCAGAAGTACTTTCACCCGCAAGGATAGAACCCAGTATTTCCTGCCCGTGGTGGTGACAGACAGCGGCTCCCCGGCTCTCTCCAGCACCAGCACTTTGACCATCAGCGTGTGCAGCTGCCAGCCTGCCGGCCATTGTCCCACAGGGGGGGTGGAGGCCCTCGCTCTGTCCATGGGGGTCAGCCTGCAAACGTTGTTAGGGATGTTTGTTTGCCTGGTCACACTCACAG